One window from the genome of Methanobacterium sp. encodes:
- a CDS encoding 30S ribosomal protein S14, with product MPRKYGKASRKCRRCGDHSALVRRYGLMLCRQCFRELAPKIGFRKYN from the coding sequence TTGCCCAGAAAATACGGAAAGGCATCCAGGAAATGTAGAAGATGCGGAGACCACTCTGCTCTGGTGAGAAGATATGGACTCATGCTCTGCCGGCAATGTTTCCGGGAACTCGCCCCTAAAATCGGATTTAGAAAATATAATTAG
- the rpl3p gene encoding 50S ribosomal protein L3, with amino-acid sequence MARHHQPRKGSVAFSPRKRAARESPHITSWPESEEPGLLGFPGYKVGMTHVTMLDNTKNSPTEGMEISTPVTVVETPPVVVFGIRAYKKTSRGIKAMTDVLAAELDQDLKRKISLPKEYNTETQLAELTENLDNVVEIRALVHTKPRLANVPKKKPEIMEFGVGGSSPKEKLDYAVNVLGKEINPADVFADGEHTDAVAITKGKGFQGVIKRWGVRIQYGKAARSSKGRHVGSIGPWSPERVMWTVPMAGQMGYHQRTEYNKKILKIGEADQVDEINPEGGFVKYGVVKNNYLLLKGSLPGPSKRLVIFRKAIRPHGKHDDAPQISYISTASKQGA; translated from the coding sequence ATGGCTAGACATCATCAACCTAGAAAAGGATCAGTTGCATTTAGTCCTAGAAAAAGAGCAGCCAGGGAATCACCCCACATAACATCCTGGCCCGAAAGCGAAGAGCCGGGTCTCTTGGGATTCCCAGGTTACAAGGTGGGCATGACCCATGTAACAATGCTGGATAACACTAAAAATTCACCCACTGAAGGGATGGAAATATCAACTCCAGTAACTGTGGTAGAAACACCCCCAGTAGTTGTTTTCGGTATCAGAGCATACAAGAAAACATCCAGAGGAATCAAAGCCATGACAGATGTCCTGGCAGCTGAACTGGACCAAGATCTAAAAAGAAAAATCAGCCTACCTAAAGAATACAACACCGAAACTCAACTTGCCGAGCTAACCGAAAATCTGGATAACGTCGTTGAAATTAGAGCATTAGTACACACCAAACCCAGACTGGCCAATGTTCCTAAGAAAAAACCGGAAATAATGGAATTTGGAGTAGGTGGTTCCAGTCCGAAAGAAAAACTGGATTACGCTGTCAATGTTCTCGGAAAAGAAATTAACCCTGCCGATGTTTTTGCCGATGGTGAACACACCGATGCCGTGGCAATCACCAAAGGTAAGGGATTCCAGGGAGTCATCAAACGATGGGGTGTCCGTATACAATACGGAAAAGCCGCAAGAAGTAGTAAAGGACGGCATGTGGGTTCAATAGGGCCATGGAGTCCTGAACGTGTCATGTGGACAGTACCCATGGCAGGACAGATGGGATACCATCAACGCACCGAGTACAATAAGAAAATCCTCAAAATCGGAGAAGCTGACCAAGTTGATGAAATAAACCCAGAAGGTGGATTTGTAAAGTACGGTGTAGTGAAAAACAATTATTTACTTCTTAAAGGATCATTACCAGGACCCTCAAAGAGACTGGTCATATTTAGAAAAGCGATTCGACCACACGGAAAACACGACGATGCTCCGCAAATATCATATATTAGTACGGCCTCCAAGCAGGGAGCCTAG
- a CDS encoding 30S ribosomal protein S8, with product MTLMDPLANALTNMRNNELQGNDRCTVTPASKMIGQVLRTMQKEGYIGEFEYVDDDKAGKFTVELEGNINKCGVIKPRHAVKNDEFEKFEKRYLPSKNFGIMIVTTPEGIMTHYEAKERGIGGRLLVYVY from the coding sequence ATGACACTTATGGATCCTCTGGCCAATGCCCTTACAAACATGCGGAACAATGAGTTGCAAGGAAACGACCGATGCACAGTTACTCCTGCATCAAAAATGATTGGGCAAGTCTTGAGGACAATGCAAAAAGAAGGTTACATTGGTGAATTTGAATATGTGGACGATGATAAAGCAGGCAAATTCACTGTGGAACTAGAAGGAAATATCAACAAGTGCGGTGTGATAAAGCCTAGACATGCCGTGAAAAATGATGAATTTGAAAAATTTGAAAAACGATACCTACCATCAAAAAACTTCGGGATTATGATTGTAACCACCCCCGAAGGTATAATGACCCACTATGAAGCAAAAGAACGTGGGATTGGTGGAAGACTGCTGGTATACGTTTATTAA
- a CDS encoding 50S ribosomal protein L6, with translation MALAVVLREEIPVPEGVEVTIDKEVTVTGPKGELKRKFKSRNVSIRQEDGLVVLETRFPKKKDKAMLGTIKSHISNMIHGLTEGFTYKMKIVHAHFPMTVKAAKDKVTIENFLGERYPRTANIIGTAQVKVQGDEVVITGVNKEDVGQTMANLEQATKIKGKDPRVFQDGIYLVAKE, from the coding sequence ATGGCTTTAGCAGTGGTTCTAAGGGAAGAAATCCCCGTCCCAGAAGGCGTGGAGGTCACTATTGACAAAGAAGTGACAGTTACTGGACCAAAAGGAGAACTCAAACGGAAATTCAAATCAAGAAACGTTTCCATCCGTCAAGAAGACGGGCTAGTGGTTTTAGAAACTCGATTCCCTAAAAAAAAGGATAAAGCTATGCTGGGAACCATAAAATCCCATATAAGCAACATGATCCACGGTTTAACCGAAGGATTCACCTATAAAATGAAAATTGTTCACGCTCACTTTCCAATGACTGTCAAAGCAGCCAAGGATAAAGTAACCATTGAAAACTTCTTAGGAGAACGATACCCGCGCACAGCTAACATTATCGGCACAGCCCAGGTAAAGGTTCAAGGAGATGAAGTGGTAATTACCGGTGTGAACAAGGAAGACGTGGGCCAGACCATGGCCAACCTCGAACAAGCCACTAAAATCAAGGGCAAAGACCCAAGGGTGTTCCAAGACGGAATATACCTGGTGGCTAAGGAGTGA
- a CDS encoding 50S ribosomal protein L32e: MRKPKFRRQEWHRYKKLGKKWRKTRGKTSKTRRYEGRKPAMPTVGYCSPKATKGLHPSGYRDVLVCNAKDLETIDPEKEAGRISSTVGLRKREIILNKARELKIKILNE, translated from the coding sequence ATGAGGAAACCAAAATTCAGAAGACAGGAATGGCACCGGTACAAAAAGTTGGGAAAAAAATGGAGGAAAACCAGGGGTAAAACCAGTAAAACCAGAAGGTATGAAGGTCGAAAACCTGCCATGCCAACTGTTGGATACTGTTCACCCAAAGCCACCAAAGGATTACACCCCTCAGGATACAGGGATGTTCTGGTGTGCAACGCCAAAGACCTGGAAACCATAGACCCAGAAAAAGAGGCCGGAAGGATCAGTTCTACTGTGGGACTACGGAAAAGAGAAATAATTCTCAACAAAGCCCGCGAACTTAAAATTAAGATCCTGAATGAATAA
- a CDS encoding 50S ribosomal protein L18: MAHGSRYKVALRRRREGKTDYGARLKLIALDKHRLVVRVTGNHTTAQIVDVELSGDQTVVSAHSQELKNMGWLASGKNTSAAYLTGYLCGKKAVKEGINAAVMDIGLQSSTKGSRVYAVLKGAIDAGLEIPYKDVVLPDEDRVKGEHIVQYAKSLDKADMEKKFSQYLEKGLSPLEIPDHFQTIKEKIEKEVS, encoded by the coding sequence ATGGCACACGGATCAAGATATAAAGTAGCATTAAGACGTAGAAGAGAAGGAAAAACTGACTACGGAGCAAGACTCAAACTTATAGCATTAGACAAGCATCGTCTGGTAGTTCGAGTTACTGGTAATCACACCACCGCCCAGATTGTTGATGTAGAACTCTCGGGAGACCAAACTGTTGTTTCAGCTCACTCTCAGGAACTGAAAAACATGGGATGGTTGGCCAGTGGTAAAAACACCTCTGCAGCCTACCTCACCGGATACCTCTGTGGAAAAAAAGCAGTTAAAGAAGGCATCAACGCAGCAGTCATGGACATAGGACTCCAAAGTTCAACCAAAGGTTCAAGAGTTTACGCAGTCTTAAAAGGCGCAATAGACGCAGGCCTTGAAATACCTTACAAGGATGTTGTGCTTCCAGATGAGGATCGTGTCAAGGGAGAACATATTGTCCAGTATGCCAAATCATTGGACAAGGCAGACATGGAGAAGAAATTTTCCCAATACCTAGAAAAAGGACTTTCTCCTCTAGAAATCCCTGATCACTTTCAAACTATCAAGGAAAAGATCGAAAAAGAGGTATCATAA
- a CDS encoding 50S ribosomal protein L5, with protein sequence MNPMQQVRIAKATVNIGVGEGGEKLARAEKLIESITNQKPVRTISKVTNPEFGIRKGQPVACKVTLRGEKAHKSIKLILSGIDNKISPRQFDRQGNLSFGIEEHIDIPGMRYDPDIGIFGMNVNVTFEKPGYRLKRRKVQRKHIPHKHQVNPEETLEFMKENFQIIIKSDTDDE encoded by the coding sequence ATGAACCCCATGCAGCAAGTGCGAATCGCAAAAGCCACGGTTAACATTGGAGTTGGAGAGGGTGGTGAAAAATTGGCAAGAGCAGAAAAGCTTATCGAGTCCATCACCAACCAGAAACCAGTTCGTACCATTTCTAAGGTAACTAACCCTGAATTTGGTATAAGAAAAGGACAACCCGTAGCTTGCAAAGTCACATTACGTGGTGAAAAAGCACACAAATCCATTAAACTCATTCTTTCTGGAATTGACAATAAAATTAGCCCTAGGCAGTTTGACCGCCAGGGAAATCTATCTTTTGGGATAGAGGAACATATTGATATTCCTGGAATGCGCTACGACCCTGATATTGGAATATTTGGGATGAATGTTAATGTAACATTCGAAAAACCTGGTTACAGGTTGAAAAGAAGGAAAGTTCAGCGGAAGCACATACCCCACAAACACCAGGTCAACCCTGAGGAAACCCTGGAGTTTATGAAGGAAAATTTCCAGATTATAATAAAATCGGATACAGATGACGAATAG
- a CDS encoding 30S ribosomal protein S4e — translation MAKMGSRKHLKRFKSPEHWPIHPKEFKWTVKPSPGPHSIEGSLPLLIIVRDILQLADNAREARIILNNGEILVDGRIRKDYKFPVGFMDVIQIPKTKKAYRVLPDERGRLALHPIEKENIDFKLCRIEDKTTIKGGKTQLNLHDGRNFITDGEYKTGDVLVLNVPEQEIKDHIKFESGTIGLITGGKHIGEKGTVKEINITHGSMPNTVLMETNQKTFQTLQEYVFVLGKDKPVITLPGGN, via the coding sequence ATGGCCAAAATGGGATCAAGAAAACATCTAAAAAGATTTAAATCACCAGAACACTGGCCCATCCACCCCAAAGAGTTTAAGTGGACAGTGAAACCAAGTCCAGGACCACACTCCATTGAAGGATCATTACCCCTCCTGATCATAGTTCGTGACATACTCCAACTAGCGGACAACGCCCGCGAAGCCAGAATAATTCTCAATAACGGTGAAATTCTGGTTGACGGCAGAATCCGTAAGGATTATAAGTTCCCAGTGGGATTCATGGATGTTATCCAAATACCTAAAACTAAGAAAGCCTACCGGGTCTTGCCAGATGAGCGTGGAAGACTGGCACTTCACCCTATAGAAAAGGAGAATATTGATTTCAAACTATGCAGAATTGAGGATAAAACCACCATTAAAGGCGGTAAAACACAGTTAAACCTCCATGACGGTAGAAATTTCATCACTGATGGGGAATATAAAACTGGTGATGTTTTAGTACTCAATGTACCTGAACAGGAAATCAAGGACCACATTAAATTTGAGAGTGGAACCATCGGTCTCATAACTGGTGGTAAGCACATTGGTGAGAAAGGAACAGTTAAGGAAATAAACATTACTCACGGTTCAATGCCTAACACTGTACTAATGGAAACTAATCAAAAAACTTTCCAAACACTGCAGGAATACGTTTTCGTACTGGGTAAAGACAAACCAGTTATAACACTGCCTGGAGGTAACTAA
- the rpsS gene encoding 30S ribosomal protein S19, producing MARKQFKYRGYTLEELQQMPLDNVIQLFPSRQRRSLKKGFLPRQKKVLEKIRKLKKDKNKGGRPQIIKTHCRDMIVLPEMVGMTFGIYNGKEFVDVKIQPEMIGCYFGEFAVTRQRVQHGDPGMGATRSSMFVPLK from the coding sequence TTGGCGAGGAAACAATTCAAGTATCGCGGTTACACCCTGGAAGAATTGCAACAAATGCCCCTGGATAACGTTATTCAGTTATTCCCATCAAGGCAGCGCAGATCCCTCAAAAAGGGATTTCTACCCAGGCAAAAAAAAGTACTAGAGAAGATACGAAAACTGAAAAAAGATAAAAACAAGGGTGGACGACCCCAAATCATCAAAACTCACTGCAGGGACATGATAGTCTTACCAGAAATGGTGGGCATGACCTTCGGAATCTACAATGGAAAAGAGTTTGTGGATGTTAAGATACAGCCAGAAATGATAGGCTGTTACTTTGGAGAATTCGCCGTAACCAGACAAAGAGTACAACACGGAGACCCCGGTATGGGAGCGACCCGTTCGTCCATGTTCGTGCCTCTGAAATAA
- a CDS encoding 50S ribosomal protein L2, with translation MGKRLIIQRRGRGTPTYRSASHRFKGKIQYRSYDDLEKNGSLKGKVVDIIHDPGRTAPIAKVKFENGEQRLILAPESIAINDEIACGISAPIKPGNSLPLGEIPEGTPVYNLENNPGDGGKFVRSSGTYASLITHDVGKAIVELPSGELKAFNPLSRATIGVVAGGGRKEKPFLKAGNRHFAAKAKGKKSMVVSGIAMNAVDHPHGGGNRQHPGRPTTVSRHAPPGRKVGSIAARRTGKRR, from the coding sequence ATGGGAAAACGATTAATAATTCAAAGGAGGGGAAGAGGAACCCCCACCTACCGAAGTGCATCACATCGCTTCAAAGGAAAAATACAGTACCGTTCATATGATGATCTAGAAAAAAATGGCAGTCTCAAAGGAAAAGTAGTGGACATAATCCACGACCCCGGTAGGACTGCACCGATAGCCAAAGTAAAGTTCGAAAATGGTGAACAAAGACTAATACTGGCCCCAGAAAGTATAGCAATCAACGATGAAATTGCGTGTGGAATTTCCGCACCAATAAAGCCAGGAAATTCATTACCTCTTGGGGAAATCCCGGAAGGAACACCAGTGTACAACTTGGAAAACAACCCTGGAGACGGAGGAAAATTCGTCAGATCTTCAGGTACTTACGCTTCTCTTATCACCCATGATGTGGGCAAAGCCATTGTTGAACTCCCCTCAGGGGAATTAAAGGCTTTCAACCCCCTAAGCAGAGCCACCATTGGAGTGGTTGCCGGGGGAGGTAGGAAAGAAAAACCATTCCTCAAAGCAGGAAACCGACATTTCGCAGCAAAAGCTAAGGGTAAAAAGAGCATGGTTGTCAGCGGAATTGCAATGAACGCAGTAGACCACCCACACGGTGGTGGAAACAGACAACACCCAGGACGACCTACCACAGTATCCAGACACGCCCCACCAGGAAGAAAGGTGGGTTCCATTGCTGCTAGAAGAACTGGAAAAAGGAGATAA
- a CDS encoding 50S ribosomal protein L22 yields the protein MAKNKYAYQGTGKIAKATGKSLKISPKHSVEICREIRGMYLDEAKEYLEDVIQLKRPVPFKRHNKKVGHRRGLKGWPAGRYPKKAASQILDVLENAEANAEYQGMDTEDLKIIHISSHRGFVIRGYIPRAFGRATPFNTPTTHVQVVLGEA from the coding sequence ATGGCCAAAAATAAATACGCTTACCAAGGAACGGGGAAAATAGCCAAAGCTACTGGTAAATCCCTTAAGATCTCTCCAAAACATTCAGTTGAAATTTGCAGAGAAATCAGGGGAATGTATCTGGATGAAGCCAAGGAATACTTGGAAGATGTAATCCAACTGAAAAGACCAGTACCATTCAAAAGACACAATAAGAAAGTAGGCCACCGCAGGGGACTTAAAGGATGGCCTGCTGGCCGTTACCCAAAAAAAGCAGCCAGCCAAATTCTAGATGTCTTAGAAAATGCCGAGGCTAATGCTGAATACCAAGGAATGGACACCGAAGATCTTAAAATAATCCACATATCAAGCCATCGAGGCTTCGTAATCAGAGGATACATCCCACGAGCATTTGGAAGGGCAACACCCTTCAACACACCAACCACACACGTTCAAGTAGTTCTAGGGGAGGCATAG
- a CDS encoding 50S ribosomal protein L24, producing MSKQPRKQRKFRYQAPLHLRHKMMSVTLNPELREEYQRRSLPIRKGDTVKVLRGDFKDHEGKVEKVDTKHFRLMIEGMSIQKPDGNQIYHPIHPSNLMIVELKMDDEERSEIIERKD from the coding sequence ATGTCCAAACAACCAAGAAAACAGAGGAAATTCCGATACCAAGCACCATTACACCTCCGTCATAAAATGATGAGTGTCACCCTTAACCCAGAATTAAGAGAAGAATACCAAAGACGCTCCTTACCAATTCGCAAAGGAGATACTGTTAAAGTCCTGCGTGGTGACTTCAAAGACCACGAAGGCAAAGTGGAAAAAGTTGACACCAAACATTTCCGACTCATGATTGAAGGTATGAGTATTCAAAAACCTGACGGAAATCAAATTTACCATCCAATACACCCCTCCAATCTGATGATTGTTGAATTGAAAATGGATGATGAAGAACGAAGTGAAATAATAGAGAGGAAGGATTAA
- a CDS encoding 50S ribosomal protein L23, whose product MDPYNILIKPQLTEKSMNAIDYKNELTFVVRRTANKPEIKQAFQELYDVKVVRVNTQINSRGEKLAYLKLAEDESAEDIAVKMGVF is encoded by the coding sequence ATGGATCCTTACAACATATTGATCAAACCACAGTTAACTGAAAAAAGCATGAATGCTATTGACTACAAAAACGAGTTAACCTTCGTGGTCCGAAGAACTGCAAATAAGCCAGAGATAAAGCAGGCCTTCCAAGAATTATACGATGTAAAAGTAGTGCGGGTCAACACCCAGATAAACTCCCGCGGTGAAAAACTAGCCTACCTTAAACTGGCTGAAGATGAGAGCGCCGAAGACATAGCAGTTAAAATGGGCGTATTCTAG
- a CDS encoding RNA-binding protein: MSVKNISLFIPASFLKETKDLKLKTYKVGLIGRSAALFRVTKIVVYSDTQDPEDRKGVKFISDILTYMNTPQYLRKKVFPITRELRNVGILPPLRTPHHPTGELRVGDFRQGLTLKRIRKGTIVDIGADREALCKEKLSVNRVLSFKVDKLGKEIIVTPDEPEFYWGFEVLSTYKGLDNSIDLLKPRPDMVVGTSRYAEPITSVLNEVREGLRGSKHLAILFGGPYSGLHELMGNPEELLDLEVNTIPNQGTKTVRTEEAVLATLSVFNMLMD, from the coding sequence ATGTCAGTTAAGAATATTTCACTTTTTATTCCTGCTTCCTTTTTGAAAGAAACAAAAGATTTAAAACTAAAGACCTACAAAGTAGGGTTGATTGGCAGATCAGCCGCCCTGTTTCGGGTGACAAAAATCGTTGTTTACAGCGATACACAAGACCCCGAAGACCGGAAAGGGGTAAAGTTTATTAGTGATATCCTCACTTATATGAATACTCCCCAATACCTTAGGAAAAAGGTATTTCCTATAACCCGGGAGTTGCGGAACGTTGGAATACTACCCCCGCTTCGAACTCCTCATCACCCCACTGGAGAACTCCGTGTCGGTGATTTTAGACAGGGACTTACATTGAAAAGGATAAGGAAGGGTACCATTGTTGATATTGGTGCCGACCGGGAAGCGTTGTGTAAGGAAAAGCTCAGCGTAAACCGGGTTTTAAGCTTTAAGGTAGATAAGTTAGGTAAAGAAATAATTGTCACCCCTGATGAACCTGAGTTCTATTGGGGTTTTGAAGTACTTTCTACTTATAAAGGTTTAGATAATAGCATAGATTTGTTAAAACCACGACCAGACATGGTGGTGGGCACATCACGCTATGCTGAACCCATCACTTCTGTTTTGAACGAAGTAAGAGAGGGGTTAAGGGGCTCCAAACACTTGGCTATTTTGTTTGGTGGTCCGTATTCGGGCTTACATGAGTTAATGGGCAATCCTGAGGAATTATTAGACCTCGAGGTTAATACCATCCCTAATCAGGGGACTAAGACTGTAAGAACTGAAGAGGCAGTTTTAGCTACTTTATCAGTATTTAATATGCTAATGGATTAG
- the rpmC gene encoding 50S ribosomal protein L29, with protein MVILRSKEIREMEMEEIQKKLEELQAEYSNNISKSAAAGVYENPGKIKELKRTIARVKTIINEQNKEN; from the coding sequence ATGGTTATATTAAGGAGCAAAGAGATACGTGAAATGGAAATGGAGGAAATCCAGAAAAAATTGGAAGAACTTCAAGCAGAATATTCCAACAACATTTCCAAGAGTGCAGCTGCGGGAGTTTACGAAAACCCCGGAAAAATCAAAGAACTCAAACGAACCATAGCACGTGTCAAAACCATAATTAACGAACAAAATAAGGAGAACTAA
- a CDS encoding 50S ribosomal protein L19e, translated as MNLTTQKRLAADLLKVGVNRVWIDPDNLEEVSRAITREGVNQLIQQGYIKARPKKGISSYRSKKIAEQKKKGKRKGRGSIKGAKGARNPKKKAWMTTIRALRKDLKDMRDEREINRTTYRKLYRMAKGGAFRSKSYMKTYARDHDLLR; from the coding sequence ATGAATCTTACTACTCAGAAGAGACTAGCTGCAGACCTGCTAAAAGTGGGTGTGAACAGAGTATGGATAGACCCTGACAACCTGGAAGAGGTTTCCCGGGCAATAACCAGGGAAGGAGTTAACCAACTCATCCAGCAAGGATACATTAAAGCAAGACCCAAAAAAGGGATCAGCAGTTACCGTTCAAAAAAGATAGCAGAACAGAAAAAGAAAGGAAAAAGGAAAGGCAGAGGAAGCATAAAAGGAGCTAAAGGGGCAAGAAACCCTAAGAAGAAAGCCTGGATGACCACCATCAGGGCACTCCGAAAGGACCTCAAGGACATGAGGGATGAACGTGAAATTAACCGCACCACCTATCGTAAACTATACCGAATGGCTAAAGGTGGAGCATTCCGTAGTAAATCCTACATGAAAACCTACGCCAGAGACCATGACCTTTTAAGATAA
- a CDS encoding 30S ribosomal protein S17, whose translation MVGIEVTEPKEKCEDPNCPFHGTLPVRGQILEGIVTSDKAERTITVERSFYKFIRKYERYEKRKSKINAHKPDCIHVNIGDAVKIAECRPLSKTKHFVVVEVKGDNK comes from the coding sequence ATGGTTGGTATTGAAGTTACCGAACCCAAAGAAAAATGTGAAGATCCAAATTGCCCCTTCCATGGGACTCTGCCTGTACGTGGTCAGATACTAGAAGGAATAGTCACCAGTGACAAGGCAGAACGGACCATCACCGTTGAAAGGAGTTTTTACAAATTCATAAGAAAATACGAAAGATACGAAAAGAGAAAATCTAAAATAAACGCCCATAAGCCCGACTGTATCCATGTGAACATTGGAGACGCAGTTAAGATTGCGGAGTGCCGTCCTCTTTCCAAGACCAAGCACTTCGTTGTGGTGGAGGTAAAAGGGGATAACAAATGA
- the yciH gene encoding stress response translation initiation inhibitor YciH: MKVCDVCGLPEELCVCEEIAREIQSVKVYTVRRRFGKLMTIVEGIDEHDIDIKDLTKELKNKCACGGTAKKGQIELQGDHKRRVKEVLANMGFSSEDIQIR, from the coding sequence ATGAAAGTCTGCGATGTTTGTGGTCTACCAGAGGAACTTTGTGTCTGTGAAGAAATTGCACGGGAGATACAGAGTGTAAAAGTCTATACGGTGAGAAGAAGATTCGGAAAGCTGATGACAATTGTGGAGGGAATAGATGAACACGATATTGACATCAAAGATCTCACCAAAGAACTGAAAAACAAATGTGCCTGCGGGGGAACGGCCAAAAAAGGCCAGATAGAACTGCAAGGAGACCATAAAAGGAGGGTCAAAGAAGTTCTAGCCAATATGGGCTTTTCTTCAGAAGACATCCAGATTCGTTAG
- a CDS encoding 50S ribosomal protein L14: protein MKATTSKVSKSLPIGARLQCVDNTGAREVEIVSVKGYKGVRRRLGSAGVGDMVVITVKKGTVDMRREITTAVIVRQKKEFRRADGLRVKFEDNAAVIISPDGVLKGSEIRGPVAKEAADRWPSVGSAASIIV, encoded by the coding sequence ATGAAAGCCACCACATCAAAAGTCAGCAAATCATTACCCATCGGAGCCCGCCTACAATGCGTAGATAACACCGGAGCCCGCGAAGTGGAAATAGTATCAGTCAAAGGATACAAAGGCGTTCGCCGAAGATTGGGTAGCGCCGGTGTGGGAGACATGGTTGTAATCACTGTTAAAAAAGGAACCGTGGACATGCGCCGGGAAATCACCACAGCCGTAATTGTCAGGCAGAAAAAAGAATTCCGCCGCGCAGATGGGCTTAGAGTAAAATTCGAGGACAACGCAGCAGTGATCATATCTCCAGATGGAGTTTTGAAAGGCTCTGAAATTAGAGGGCCAGTGGCTAAGGAAGCCGCCGACCGATGGCCTTCAGTGGGAAGTGCTGCCAGCATTATTGTGTAG
- a CDS encoding 50S ribosomal protein L4 translates to MKKINVYSLEGKVTGEMELPEIFSEEYRPDLIKRAVLSGQSARIQPWGTDPMAGKRTTAESFGAGRGAAMVPRVKGSRHPAASKAAFVPHAAGGRRAHPPRTARIIHEKINKKERKLAIRSALAATTNQELVQSRGHQIENIPQIPFVVDDALCSVKKTKETREIFKNLGIMDDVVRAKNGRKIRAGRGKTRGRKYKTPKGPLLVVGEDKGISLGARNHPGVDVVVVDNINAELLAPGTHPGRLTIYTKSAIEKVGELFQNR, encoded by the coding sequence ATGAAGAAGATCAATGTTTACTCATTAGAAGGTAAAGTAACTGGTGAAATGGAGCTTCCAGAGATATTCAGTGAAGAATACCGGCCGGACCTCATAAAAAGAGCCGTCCTATCTGGACAAAGTGCTCGTATCCAGCCCTGGGGAACAGACCCCATGGCCGGTAAACGAACCACCGCCGAATCATTCGGTGCAGGCCGAGGAGCAGCCATGGTACCTCGTGTGAAGGGTTCAAGACACCCTGCAGCGTCCAAGGCAGCATTCGTCCCCCATGCAGCAGGTGGTAGGAGAGCACACCCTCCAAGAACTGCCCGAATAATCCACGAAAAGATAAATAAAAAAGAAAGGAAATTGGCCATACGCTCAGCCCTAGCTGCTACCACAAACCAGGAACTAGTCCAGTCCAGGGGACACCAGATTGAAAACATCCCCCAGATACCATTTGTAGTGGACGATGCCCTGTGCAGTGTCAAGAAAACCAAAGAAACTAGAGAAATTTTCAAAAACTTGGGAATAATGGATGACGTGGTTCGGGCCAAAAACGGTCGTAAAATACGTGCTGGTAGGGGTAAAACCAGGGGACGAAAATATAAAACACCCAAAGGCCCATTATTGGTAGTGGGAGAAGATAAAGGAATTAGTTTAGGAGCCAGAAACCATCCGGGAGTAGATGTGGTGGTTGTAGATAATATCAATGCTGAACTACTGGCACCAGGAACCCACCCCGGCCGACTTACCATTTACACTAAATCAGCCATAGAAAAAGTGGGAGAGTTATTCCAGAACAGGTAG
- a CDS encoding ribonuclease P protein component 1 translates to MITPQNIMRHELVGLEVKIIQSSNWDLEGIQGKVVNETKKTITIEDGEGNEKIIPKRSAKFHFTLPEGTIVEIDGKIIVSRPEDRIKKRFRKYW, encoded by the coding sequence ATGATAACTCCACAAAACATCATGAGACATGAACTGGTGGGACTGGAAGTTAAAATCATCCAAAGCTCTAATTGGGATTTAGAGGGAATACAAGGAAAAGTGGTTAACGAAACCAAAAAAACCATCACCATTGAAGATGGTGAAGGCAATGAAAAAATCATACCTAAAAGAAGTGCAAAATTCCATTTCACACTTCCAGAGGGAACAATAGTAGAAATTGATGGCAAGATAATAGTTTCTCGCCCTGAAGATAGGATAAAAAAGAGATTTAGGAAATATTGGTGA